The following proteins are co-located in the Flavobacterium sp. CECT 9288 genome:
- a CDS encoding DUF2357 domain-containing protein: protein MEVKELHIPIPYDVFNKDVTLFVYPENSSKLYHLQEEEAKENGESQHQILEGNSYDYTISDKDFRLDCSYNGIVTKRTSELSSGRIVPNIYVGTLSLLITDNTQPNKEFKITLEVLATKFDTKLDKSYRENYRFMLKDITDKCTELLMQINSPVEQNFETDFSRDNETIYQRFSFINAIIQNRDFEEAIQKIMANPKTNWNVEQEVTDVRKIKRFTNAATKQLLSGSNRIPLETTHPLYSLGIHSVPLKINSFRKIEHIDTPENRFIKHALEVFLRFSEDCQQYFKAKNYTRPAIEATNIVTQLDSYLSMSFFQDISRPTSLKLNSPVLQRKSGYREILSAWLQYDLAAKLVWKGGDDVYNAGKRDIATLYEYWLFFTLHDLFKEKFKLNNVEHEEKAYDHLLEPTKDGLNIMVKQGRHTALYGDFDAGSRKLKVKFSYNRSFKGGTKYAQEAAGSYTTTLRPDYTLSVWPALLREKDAERDELIVHIHFDAKYKVIQFDYNTKIDSDILEEEENNERKGNYKNADLLKMHAYKDAIRRTGGAYVLYPGTEKKEIRGFHEIIPGLGAFAINPTEFNNGINELSNFIDLVINHLVDRASQRENISNKAHLIYKEPKEDNNYLHEPLPEYLNGKKLIPSDTFVLVGYSTTPQRFKWYEENGKYIFRMDEEKGSLELNNEVVNAKYLLLRRNGEEFASDLYEIKSKGPKVFSNIHLDSLNYPASSNPKEYYLSIEIEKVKAAEFKDVSFKFKELDRYIEIQKTEKNIYSKVGLPFTVSLTKLMRKKVKK, encoded by the coding sequence ATGGAAGTAAAAGAATTACATATTCCTATTCCTTATGATGTTTTTAATAAAGACGTCACGCTATTTGTATATCCCGAAAATTCATCTAAATTATATCATTTACAAGAGGAAGAAGCAAAAGAAAATGGGGAAAGTCAGCATCAAATATTAGAAGGGAATAGCTACGATTATACTATTTCTGATAAAGATTTTAGATTAGATTGTTCTTATAATGGCATTGTAACAAAGCGGACAAGTGAACTCTCATCGGGTAGAATTGTTCCAAATATTTATGTTGGAACACTTTCATTATTAATTACAGATAATACACAACCTAATAAAGAATTTAAAATAACATTAGAAGTATTAGCAACAAAGTTTGACACCAAACTCGATAAGAGTTACCGTGAAAACTACCGTTTTATGTTAAAAGACATAACGGATAAGTGTACCGAACTTTTAATGCAAATCAATTCTCCGGTAGAACAAAATTTTGAAACAGACTTTTCAAGAGATAACGAAACCATTTACCAACGATTCAGTTTTATAAATGCTATCATTCAAAATAGAGATTTTGAGGAAGCTATTCAAAAAATAATGGCAAATCCCAAGACGAATTGGAATGTTGAACAAGAGGTTACAGACGTTAGGAAGATAAAACGCTTTACTAATGCAGCTACAAAACAGTTATTATCAGGTTCGAATAGAATTCCTTTAGAAACAACACATCCACTATATAGTTTAGGCATTCATTCTGTTCCTTTAAAAATAAATAGTTTCAGAAAAATTGAACATATAGACACTCCAGAAAACCGTTTTATAAAACATGCTTTAGAGGTTTTTTTACGTTTTTCTGAAGATTGTCAACAATATTTTAAAGCAAAGAACTATACTCGGCCAGCAATTGAAGCTACAAATATAGTAACTCAATTAGACAGCTATTTAAGCATGTCATTTTTTCAAGATATTTCAAGACCTACATCACTAAAATTAAACAGTCCGGTATTGCAAAGAAAAAGTGGATATCGTGAAATTTTAAGTGCTTGGTTACAATATGATCTAGCTGCAAAACTAGTTTGGAAAGGTGGTGATGATGTATATAACGCAGGTAAAAGAGATATTGCTACGTTATATGAATATTGGCTATTTTTTACATTGCACGATTTGTTTAAAGAAAAGTTTAAGTTAAATAATGTAGAGCACGAAGAAAAAGCATACGACCATTTGCTAGAACCAACAAAAGATGGTTTAAATATAATGGTAAAACAAGGAAGACATACGGCTTTATATGGAGATTTTGATGCTGGTAGTAGAAAATTAAAAGTTAAATTTTCATACAATCGTTCGTTTAAAGGGGGGACAAAATATGCACAAGAAGCAGCGGGTAGTTACACAACAACACTTCGACCAGATTACACACTGTCAGTTTGGCCAGCACTTTTAAGAGAAAAGGATGCAGAAAGAGATGAATTAATTGTGCATATTCATTTTGATGCTAAGTACAAAGTAATTCAATTTGATTACAACACTAAAATAGATTCTGATATATTAGAAGAGGAAGAAAATAATGAGCGTAAAGGAAATTATAAAAATGCAGATTTATTAAAAATGCATGCCTATAAAGATGCCATCAGAAGAACCGGCGGAGCATATGTATTATATCCTGGTACGGAAAAAAAGGAAATAAGAGGTTTTCACGAAATAATACCAGGTTTGGGAGCATTTGCAATCAATCCAACAGAATTCAACAATGGAATAAATGAATTATCAAATTTTATTGATTTAGTAATTAATCATCTAGTAGATAGAGCTTCACAACGGGAGAACATTTCAAATAAAGCACATTTAATCTATAAAGAACCTAAAGAAGACAACAACTATCTCCACGAACCATTACCAGAATATCTTAATGGGAAGAAACTGATTCCAAGCGATACATTCGTACTAGTAGGATATTCAACAACTCCACAAAGATTCAAATGGTATGAAGAAAATGGAAAATATATTTTCCGTATGGATGAAGAAAAAGGTTCTTTAGAATTAAATAACGAAGTTGTAAATGCTAAGTATCTATTGTTAAGAAGAAATGGTGAAGAATTTGCTTCCGATTTATATGAGATTAAAAGTAAAGGACCAAAAGTATTTTCTAATATTCATTTAGATTCTTTAAATTATCCAGCATCAAGTAATCCAAAAGAGTATTATCTATCAATCGAAATCGAAAAAGTAAAAGCAGCTGAATTCAAAGATGTTAGCTTTAAATTTAAAGAATTGGATAGGTATATTGAAATTCAAAAAACCGAAAAAAATATTTATTCAAAAGTGGGCTTGCCTTTTACGGTGTCTCTTACCAAATTGATGAGAAAAAAGGTAAAAAAGTAA
- a CDS encoding ParA family protein, with amino-acid sequence MPKIILITHQKGGVGKSTLTFNLAQNIAKSSKVAVLDFDSQGSLSQLKEIITSFDIIPFVEDINTILNLEYDFVFIDTPPYLSNDLPKLINIADLILVPTKAGILDLLAIKSTLKLIEHEHKTDSTIVVFNMIKPNTTLTLDILIGLEEYKVPIAKTHISDLVAFTRSVVLQGVVNDRNAQRQLDQLTKEVLMLLL; translated from the coding sequence ATGCCAAAAATAATTTTAATAACCCATCAAAAAGGCGGAGTTGGCAAAAGCACACTTACCTTTAATCTCGCTCAGAATATAGCTAAAAGCTCAAAAGTTGCGGTACTCGATTTCGACTCACAAGGAAGTTTGAGCCAATTGAAAGAGATCATTACTAGTTTCGATATCATTCCATTTGTCGAGGATATAAATACTATTTTAAACCTAGAGTATGATTTTGTTTTTATCGACACTCCTCCTTACCTATCCAATGATTTACCAAAATTGATCAATATAGCAGATTTGATACTTGTTCCAACTAAAGCCGGAATTCTGGATTTGTTAGCTATTAAAAGCACTTTGAAACTTATTGAACACGAACATAAAACTGATTCTACTATTGTTGTATTCAACATGATTAAACCCAATACGACTTTAACACTAGATATATTAATAGGTTTGGAGGAATATAAAGTCCCCATTGCGAAAACGCACATTAGCGACTTAGTTGCTTTCACGAGATCTGTTGTTTTACAAGGGGTTGTAAACGATAGAAACGCTCAACGTCAGTTAGACCAGCTAACCAAAGAAGTGTTAATGTTGTTACTATAA
- a CDS encoding DNA cytosine methyltransferase yields MFNRVSEIKDVNTKKIFIEKVILFNRLVEVFAEKNNMSLEVCNDENDVFLIKRLVELNVVESHNELKELEKLLKKDLYKDFIASVKFITIHEDKLDKTFDKLDFQKRKQLQESSKENSKPKIVDFFCGAGGLSLGFAQEGFHIDLANDHEAVCIETYKYNHPEIPEERIIQGDIRKIVDHLDNYMVNEIDVVIGGPPCQGFSSANQQRVIDDPRNELYKYYIKAIEKIAPKIVVMENVRGMLPYAEQVVEDYQNITIKKDGNNYTYKIAYKVLVSDDFGVAQKRQRLIFIAIRNDIVKNKKITPSKLFDEIESAAKNNKKHVLKDAIDYIKPLEAPRVKNLTEVDDEITGKKVDINQFKGNENSYLKLINQNRNISYIFNHKARYTNEINFEIYKLLNQGDDGTNEKIKDIMPYAHRNHVFKDKYFKLIADKPSRTITAHLKMDCHSHIHPFQIRSITPREAARIQSFPDDYVFLGAYLKTYMQIGNAVPPVMARGIAKEIKKYLE; encoded by the coding sequence ATGTTTAATAGAGTTTCAGAAATAAAAGATGTAAATACTAAAAAAATCTTTATTGAAAAGGTTATTCTTTTCAATAGATTAGTTGAAGTATTTGCAGAAAAAAACAATATGTCTTTGGAAGTTTGTAATGATGAAAATGATGTATTTCTAATAAAAAGATTAGTTGAACTTAATGTTGTTGAATCTCATAACGAACTTAAAGAATTAGAAAAGTTATTAAAAAAAGATTTATATAAAGATTTCATTGCAAGCGTTAAATTCATAACAATTCATGAAGATAAATTAGATAAGACTTTTGATAAACTAGATTTTCAAAAAAGAAAACAACTACAAGAAAGTTCTAAAGAAAATAGTAAACCTAAAATAGTTGATTTTTTCTGTGGAGCTGGTGGTTTAAGTTTAGGCTTCGCTCAAGAGGGTTTTCACATTGATTTAGCTAATGATCATGAAGCAGTTTGTATTGAAACCTATAAGTATAACCATCCTGAAATACCAGAAGAAAGGATAATTCAAGGTGATATTAGAAAAATTGTAGATCATTTAGACAATTACATGGTAAATGAGATTGATGTTGTTATTGGTGGCCCTCCATGTCAGGGTTTTAGTTCTGCAAATCAGCAAAGAGTCATAGATGACCCTAGGAATGAACTTTACAAATATTACATAAAAGCAATTGAAAAGATAGCTCCTAAAATAGTAGTTATGGAGAATGTAAGAGGTATGCTTCCATATGCTGAACAAGTTGTTGAAGATTATCAAAACATTACTATAAAAAAAGATGGTAATAATTACACATATAAAATTGCATACAAAGTACTTGTATCTGATGATTTTGGAGTAGCACAAAAAAGACAGAGGTTAATTTTTATAGCTATAAGAAATGATATTGTAAAGAATAAAAAAATTACACCTTCAAAACTTTTTGACGAAATAGAAAGTGCTGCAAAGAACAATAAAAAACACGTTTTAAAAGACGCTATAGATTATATAAAACCTCTTGAAGCTCCCAGAGTTAAAAATTTAACAGAGGTTGATGATGAAATAACAGGGAAAAAAGTTGATATAAATCAATTTAAGGGTAATGAAAATAGCTATCTAAAATTGATTAATCAAAACAGAAATATTTCATATATTTTTAATCATAAAGCTAGATATACTAACGAGATAAACTTCGAAATATATAAATTATTAAATCAGGGTGATGATGGTACAAACGAGAAAATAAAGGATATAATGCCTTATGCACATCGTAATCATGTTTTTAAGGATAAGTATTTCAAATTAATAGCGGATAAACCGAGTAGAACAATCACGGCCCATTTAAAAATGGATTGTCATTCTCATATTCATCCTTTCCAGATAAGAAGTATAACTCCAAGAGAAGCAGCAAGAATTCAATCTTTTCCAGATGATTATGTCTTTTTAGGTGCATATTTAAAAACATATATGCAGATTGGTAATGCAGTTCCGCCAGTTATGGCAAGGGGGATAGCAAAAGAAATAAAAAAATACTTAGAATAA
- a CDS encoding BfmA/BtgA family mobilization protein, which produces MNKKSILIQEKPHKELAKLSESLGLNYGTLVEEMIYYFKKTGINPKDAVNKDPSAMVSALDKRIVSFMKVQERDILKPLRQDVFNYQNSQKIEIDKLKDLIERQINKQSDNIGTTEKKYLDFLNKINNTDRERTKLVNAELEKTQKALVILCLLLDDKNKSGAIDKIKTLFS; this is translated from the coding sequence ATGAACAAAAAAAGTATTTTGATTCAGGAAAAACCACATAAGGAGCTTGCAAAGTTATCTGAAAGCTTAGGGCTAAATTACGGCACTTTAGTTGAAGAAATGATCTACTATTTTAAAAAAACAGGCATTAATCCAAAAGATGCTGTGAACAAAGATCCTTCGGCAATGGTTTCTGCTTTGGATAAAAGAATTGTTTCGTTTATGAAAGTCCAGGAACGGGACATTTTGAAACCGTTAAGGCAAGATGTTTTTAATTATCAAAATTCACAAAAAATAGAAATTGATAAATTGAAGGATCTAATTGAAAGACAAATAAATAAGCAATCAGATAACATTGGTACTACTGAAAAAAAATATTTGGACTTCTTGAATAAAATAAACAATACTGATAGGGAAAGAACCAAACTTGTCAATGCTGAATTAGAAAAAACCCAAAAAGCTTTAGTAATTCTTTGCCTATTATTAGATGACAAAAATAAATCTGGAGCAATTGACAAAATTAAAACTCTGTTTTCATAA
- a CDS encoding DNA cytosine methyltransferase, producing MSNFTFIDLFAGCGGLSEGFYKQDFKSLTHVEYDSYACRTLKTRMLHYGYSDEEASVLETDITNDNIIEQIKNEIKDKKVDIIIGGPPCQSFSTLGRAKDDKGMADDPRNFLFESYVKILNHFEPKVFVFENVTGLLSAKIKGKPILKKILKELGQKYNLIKEPENMVLNSCDYGVPQIRKRVILIGTRKDLSIKPSEIYDGIIKTHYSPENELNSKNNLKKYVTVKDAISDLPAIKPGEGKIITKHNVKVQNDFLLKIRNENDTLLRDHIARTHNEQDRLRYKTMSKNKWTFTDLLEKKPDLNHIKQRVFNNSYVVQWWDLPSKTIIAHLYKDGNQFIHPDHKQERTITPREAARLQSFPDNFVFEGSRTQQYKQIGNAVPPLMAEAIAKSIKKTLEKLENV from the coding sequence ATGAGTAATTTTACTTTTATAGATCTATTTGCAGGTTGTGGTGGTCTTAGCGAAGGGTTCTATAAACAAGATTTTAAAAGTTTAACCCACGTAGAATATGACTCATATGCTTGTAGAACTTTAAAAACAAGAATGCTACATTATGGTTATTCTGATGAAGAAGCATCTGTCCTGGAAACAGACATAACAAATGATAATATTATTGAGCAAATTAAAAACGAAATAAAAGATAAAAAAGTAGACATAATTATTGGTGGACCACCTTGTCAAAGTTTTTCAACTCTCGGTAGAGCTAAAGATGATAAAGGAATGGCTGATGATCCACGTAATTTTTTATTTGAAAGCTATGTCAAGATATTAAATCATTTTGAACCTAAAGTTTTTGTTTTTGAAAATGTTACAGGGCTGTTAAGTGCAAAAATAAAAGGGAAACCAATTCTAAAGAAAATTCTAAAAGAACTTGGACAAAAATATAATTTAATAAAAGAACCTGAAAATATGGTTCTTAATTCTTGTGATTATGGTGTTCCACAAATTAGAAAAAGAGTTATTTTAATTGGGACTAGAAAGGATTTGTCGATAAAACCGTCTGAAATTTATGATGGTATAATTAAGACTCACTATAGTCCGGAGAACGAATTAAATTCAAAAAACAATTTAAAGAAATATGTAACTGTTAAAGATGCAATTTCTGATTTGCCAGCTATTAAACCAGGTGAAGGTAAAATTATAACTAAGCATAATGTAAAAGTACAAAATGATTTTCTATTAAAAATCAGAAATGAAAATGATACATTACTTAGAGATCATATTGCAAGAACACATAATGAACAAGATAGGCTTCGGTATAAAACAATGAGCAAAAATAAATGGACTTTTACAGACCTATTGGAAAAAAAGCCAGATCTGAATCATATAAAACAAAGAGTTTTCAATAATAGTTATGTAGTTCAATGGTGGGACCTTCCGTCTAAAACTATTATTGCCCATTTATATAAAGATGGAAATCAGTTTATACATCCTGATCATAAACAAGAAAGGACTATAACACCTAGAGAAGCTGCTAGATTACAATCTTTCCCAGATAATTTTGTTTTTGAAGGATCACGAACACAACAGTATAAGCAAATAGGAAATGCTGTACCTCCATTAATGGCTGAGGCTATTGCAAAAAGTATAAAAAAAACACTTGAGAAGTTAGAAAATGTTTAA
- a CDS encoding DUF5712 family protein yields the protein MPISKPHSSLGADNKGSCSNLALYLEKENQYLDMSIRKSTSSDEALQLESRKQGFFDALKTNISTIEVISHIDSNKKKLGANDAKYFAPTISFSTNELQHIAFLASGKNNVKSVWDLSLMELDEYNRLIRDYGRKVMDNYALNFNRQDKGVQSGADLVYFGKIEHFRKFKGTDKEVADKSVKSGTFKKGLQSHIHVIVSRKDKTQKLKLSPTCNEKLTNRTIGDNEYQVGFDRVKWIDMNEKTFDEHFKYQRQELEKFKNQNILKNGSPQEKYDLNKVLNSNQTNFAAAVDKHQQWNTIKVVQDSAALKGKTTQTLNDFPNDEIVTQESASEFENYAIADADKKKKRKSISTNRKT from the coding sequence ATGCCGATTTCTAAACCGCACAGTTCACTTGGAGCAGACAATAAAGGTAGTTGTTCAAATCTGGCTTTGTATTTAGAAAAAGAAAATCAATACTTAGATATGAGTATAAGAAAGTCTACTTCTAGCGATGAAGCTTTACAGTTGGAGAGCCGAAAACAAGGATTCTTTGATGCATTAAAGACAAACATTAGCACAATTGAAGTAATTAGTCATATTGATTCAAATAAAAAAAAACTGGGAGCCAATGACGCTAAATATTTTGCACCTACCATTTCTTTTAGTACGAATGAACTCCAACACATTGCTTTTTTAGCATCTGGAAAAAATAATGTAAAAAGTGTTTGGGATCTATCTTTGATGGAATTAGATGAGTATAACAGACTCATTAGAGATTATGGTAGAAAAGTAATGGACAATTACGCCTTAAACTTTAACCGACAAGATAAAGGAGTTCAAAGCGGGGCTGATTTGGTTTATTTTGGGAAGATTGAGCATTTTAGAAAATTTAAAGGGACTGATAAGGAAGTAGCTGATAAGAGTGTAAAGTCTGGCACATTTAAAAAAGGTCTTCAATCCCATATACACGTTATTGTATCAAGGAAAGATAAGACACAAAAATTGAAATTAAGCCCTACTTGCAATGAAAAACTAACTAATAGAACTATTGGCGACAATGAATATCAAGTGGGATTTGATCGAGTAAAGTGGATTGATATGAATGAAAAAACATTTGATGAACATTTTAAATACCAGCGCCAAGAGCTTGAAAAATTTAAAAACCAAAATATCCTAAAAAATGGGAGCCCTCAAGAGAAATATGATTTAAATAAAGTACTTAATTCAAATCAAACAAACTTCGCAGCAGCGGTTGATAAGCATCAACAATGGAATACCATAAAAGTGGTCCAAGATTCTGCGGCCTTAAAGGGGAAAACAACTCAAACATTAAATGATTTCCCAAATGATGAAATAGTGACTCAAGAAAGCGCTTCTGAGTTTGAAAATTACGCAATTGCTGACGCTGATAAAAAGAAGAAGAGAAAGAGTATCAGCACAAACAGAAAAACATAA
- a CDS encoding helix-turn-helix transcriptional regulator, which produces MTDSDAQIKENSMEGYLHDCRIKMGESIREIREKKGYNQEQLAEIMKVSRTTISKIESGKFNCSIDYLSKFSWFLGFEVSINDFKNNSKNI; this is translated from the coding sequence ATGACAGACAGTGACGCTCAAATAAAAGAGAATTCAATGGAAGGTTACCTCCACGACTGTCGCATAAAGATGGGGGAATCCATTCGTGAAATCCGCGAAAAAAAAGGCTATAACCAAGAACAATTAGCCGAAATTATGAAAGTAAGTAGAACAACTATTTCTAAAATTGAAAGCGGAAAATTCAATTGTAGTATAGATTACCTATCTAAGTTTTCTTGGTTTTTGGGATTTGAAGTTTCAATTAATGATTTTAAAAATAATTCAAAAAATATATGA
- a CDS encoding McrB family protein codes for MTKHYIVSIDSLITTFSRVESGKEFDFIIKTEDTNIEDEEIVIGDKILATIEDKVYYHFVVNEVANNSLKLKKTFEIEKSIGAIYHKIGVFETLSKEDYDSICTNLFSDFNNVSELSVKEFDAVDLKTMFADWLFKQGKYKRVYKEDKEVLINKLNEFEIAYEKDFGLLIFDNVNFKLETIIDELETNVIDETTEIGDIDRRTVGNGSVKAILGRNNYIKFLKDLLVQQRTKATVAPEYKTLEKQVNFKISNFQDSCENSGLNYNDVLILRFISSLLSKPFVILSGLSGSGKTKIAQSFVEWICENDNQYKIVPVGADWTNREPLLGYPNGLNPDEYITPDSGVLHLLLEASKEQNQKKPYFIILDEMNLSHVERYFADFLSIMESKDTVKLYTGSDRSSTDGLDITQQIGWPKNVFIIGTVNIDETTYMFSPKVLDRANVIEFRITEEEIATFLNNPGIPDLSKLSKQGANMAENFLAIAAISDTGKNEELTNKLNLFFSELKKMGAEFGYRTASEIMQLVAKLKTLEPTIENDVCLDIAIMQKLLPKLHGSRSKLVKVLIALAALCIDEKQKDDFIKNFDNHIKNNFNGIEIKFDISFEKLIRMYKNVLANGFTSYAEA; via the coding sequence ATGACAAAACATTATATAGTTTCAATAGATTCATTAATCACAACTTTTTCTCGAGTTGAATCTGGAAAAGAATTTGATTTTATTATAAAGACAGAGGATACTAATATTGAAGATGAAGAAATAGTTATTGGTGATAAAATTTTAGCAACAATAGAAGATAAAGTGTACTATCATTTTGTAGTAAATGAAGTGGCTAATAATTCATTAAAGCTTAAAAAAACTTTTGAAATTGAGAAAAGCATTGGTGCAATTTATCATAAAATTGGTGTTTTTGAAACCTTAAGTAAAGAAGATTATGATTCAATATGCACAAATTTATTTTCTGATTTTAATAATGTTAGCGAATTGTCTGTAAAAGAATTTGATGCTGTTGATTTAAAAACAATGTTTGCAGATTGGCTTTTCAAACAAGGTAAATATAAACGAGTTTATAAAGAAGATAAAGAAGTTTTAATTAATAAACTAAATGAGTTTGAAATAGCTTACGAGAAAGATTTTGGATTATTAATTTTTGACAATGTAAATTTCAAATTAGAAACTATTATTGATGAACTTGAAACAAATGTAATTGATGAAACTACGGAGATAGGAGATATTGATAGAAGAACAGTTGGAAATGGTTCTGTTAAAGCAATATTGGGTCGAAATAATTATATTAAATTCTTAAAAGATTTATTAGTTCAGCAAAGAACAAAAGCCACTGTTGCCCCAGAATATAAAACTCTTGAAAAACAAGTGAACTTTAAAATTTCTAATTTTCAAGATTCTTGTGAAAACTCAGGATTAAATTATAATGATGTTTTAATTCTACGATTTATTTCTTCACTCTTATCGAAACCTTTTGTTATTCTTAGCGGTTTATCGGGTTCAGGAAAAACCAAGATAGCACAAAGTTTTGTAGAATGGATTTGCGAAAATGACAATCAATACAAAATAGTTCCTGTAGGAGCTGATTGGACAAATCGTGAACCATTGTTAGGTTACCCAAATGGTTTAAATCCAGATGAATATATTACTCCAGACAGTGGTGTATTACATTTATTATTGGAAGCATCAAAAGAACAAAATCAAAAAAAACCTTATTTCATCATTTTGGACGAAATGAATTTAAGTCATGTAGAACGTTATTTTGCTGATTTTTTGAGTATCATGGAATCTAAAGACACCGTGAAATTATATACAGGAAGTGATCGTTCAAGTACAGATGGATTAGATATTACACAACAAATTGGCTGGCCTAAAAACGTATTTATTATTGGTACTGTAAATATTGACGAAACAACTTATATGTTTAGCCCTAAAGTGCTAGACCGAGCCAATGTAATTGAATTTAGAATAACTGAAGAAGAAATTGCTACCTTTTTAAATAACCCGGGTATTCCTGATTTATCAAAACTATCAAAACAAGGAGCAAACATGGCAGAGAATTTCTTAGCTATAGCAGCGATATCAGATACAGGTAAAAATGAGGAACTAACAAATAAGTTAAATCTATTTTTCTCTGAACTTAAAAAAATGGGAGCTGAATTTGGTTACCGTACAGCAAGTGAAATAATGCAATTAGTAGCAAAATTAAAGACATTAGAACCTACCATTGAAAACGATGTGTGTTTAGATATAGCCATCATGCAAAAATTGTTACCAAAACTACATGGTTCTAGAAGTAAATTAGTAAAAGTGTTAATTGCTTTAGCTGCTTTATGTATAGATGAAAAACAAAAAGATGACTTTATCAAAAATTTCGACAATCATATCAAAAATAACTTTAATGGCATAGAGATTAAATTTGACATTTCATTTGAAAAACTAATTAGAATGTATAAAAATGTGCTAGCTAATGGTTTCACAAGTTATGCAGAAGCTTAA
- a CDS encoding NUDIX domain-containing protein, with protein MKEIDKIALLVLRDGKILSTKSIGKDKYYIPGGKRENNETDHETLIREIKEELSVDILPETIMYIGTFTAQSDGDKKGVNVKMTCYKADYIGVLEKNNEIKEIRWLSYNDLPIISEVDKIIFNFLKNENELF; from the coding sequence ATGAAAGAAATAGATAAAATAGCATTACTTGTATTAAGAGACGGCAAAATACTCAGTACAAAATCTATAGGAAAAGATAAATATTACATCCCTGGTGGTAAAAGAGAAAATAATGAAACGGATCACGAAACGTTAATACGTGAAATTAAAGAGGAGTTGAGTGTCGATATTTTACCAGAAACGATTATGTATATTGGAACTTTTACTGCTCAATCTGATGGAGACAAGAAAGGTGTTAATGTAAAAATGACTTGTTATAAAGCAGACTACATAGGCGTACTAGAGAAAAATAATGAAATAAAGGAAATTAGATGGCTATCTTACAACGATTTGCCAATTATTTCTGAGGTTGATAAAATAATATTTAATTTTCTGAAAAATGAAAATGAGTTGTTTTAA